A stretch of the Musa acuminata AAA Group cultivar baxijiao chromosome BXJ2-7, Cavendish_Baxijiao_AAA, whole genome shotgun sequence genome encodes the following:
- the LOC135617010 gene encoding large ribosomal subunit protein eL37z-like, with amino-acid sequence MGKGTGSFGKRRNKTHTLCVRCGRRSFHLQKSRCGACGYPSSRIRKYNWSVKAIRRKTTGTGRMRYLRHVPRRFKNNFREGTQAAPRKKSVAAA; translated from the exons AGGGAACCGGGAGCTTCGGGAAGCGGAGGAACAAGACCCACACTCTCTGCGTCCGCTGCGGCCGCCGCAGCTTCCACCTCCAGAAGAGCCGATGCGGCGCTTGCGGCTACCCTTCCAGCAGGATCCGCAAAT ACAACTGGAGTGTGAAGGCTATCCGTAGGAAGACGACGGGAACTGGGAGGATGAGGTACCTCCGCCACGTGCCACGCCGCTTCAAGAACAACTTCCGCGAAG GTACGCAAGCAGCCCCAAGGAAGAAGTCCGTGGCTGCGGCGTAG